A single genomic interval of Epinephelus fuscoguttatus linkage group LG22, E.fuscoguttatus.final_Chr_v1 harbors:
- the kera gene encoding keratocan, which yields MQTTHISWRSRLGSKMALLLSVLCTLCLVGQVLGQADMPYEEFLAQVTACPKECRCPPNFPRAVYCDNKGLKTIPNIPPHTWYLYLQNNLIEVLSADPLRNATQLRWLNLNHNKITSEGVEEGVLSKMSHLAHLYMDDNLLSSVPSPLPVTLEHLRVSRNRISKIPAGVFIGLDKLNLLDLQGNKLMDDAVTEVSLKGLNNLVQINLAKNQLSNMPLGLPPTTTQLYLDGNNIEKIPAGYFKGLPKVAFLRLNHNKLGSNGVPTNVFNVSSMLDLQLSHNQLTEVPLIPSGLEQLHLDHNNIKSVSGSSVCPVAVETVDDSVNDSVPRLRYLRLDGNDIKPPIPRDVILCFRLLRSIVI from the exons GTTGGGAAGCAAAATGGCACTTCTCCTGAGCGTCCTCTGCACCTTGTGCCTGGTTGGGCAAGTTCTCGGCCAGGCAGACATGCCTTATGAAGAATTCCTGGCCCAGGTGACGGCCTGCCCTAAAGAGTGTCGCTGCCCCCCTAACTTCCCTCGTGCTGTCTACTGTGACAATAAAGGCCTGAAGACCATCCCCAATATCCCTCCACACACATGGTATCTCTACCTGCAGAACAATCTAATTGAAGTCCTGTCAGCAGACCCTCTGCGTAACGCCACACAGCTGCGCTGGCTGAACCTAAACCACAACAAGATCACCAGCGAGGGAGTGGAAGAAGGTGTCTTAAGTAAAATGTCTCACCTGGCACACCTCTACATGGATGACAACCTCTTGTCCTCTGTGCCGTCTCCCCTGCCAGTCACTCTGGAGCATCTACGTGTCTCTCGCAATCGCATCTCCAAGATCCCTGCCGGTGTCTTCATCGGTCTCGATAAGCTCAACCTGTTGGACCTCCAGGGGAACAAGCTGATGGACGATGCGGTGACTGAGGTGAGCCTAAAGGGTCTCAACAACCTGGTGCAGATTAACCTAGCCAAGAACCAGCTGAGTAACATGCCTCTTGGCTTACCACCCACCACCACCCAGCTTTATCTTGACGGCAACAACATTGAGAAGATCCCAGCCGGCTACTTCAAAGGTTTGCCAAAAGTGGCATTTCTGAGGCTCAACCACAACAAGCTCGGCAGCAATGGAGTTCCCACAAATGTGTTTAACGTCTCCAGCATGTTGGACTTGCAGCTGTCCCACAACCAGCTGACTGAGGTTCCCCTCATTCCTTCAGGCCTCGAACAACTTCACCTCGACCACAACAATATCAAAA GTGTGAGTGGCTCCAGTGTCTGTCCTGTTGCTGTCGAAACCGTTGACGACTCCGTCAATGACAGCGTTCCTCGTCTGCGCTACCTCAGACTGGATGGCAATGACATTAAGCCACCAATTCCCAGGGATGTCATTCTGTGCTTCCGTCTCCTGAGATCCATCGTCATATAG